From a single Metopolophium dirhodum isolate CAU chromosome 6, ASM1992520v1, whole genome shotgun sequence genomic region:
- the LOC132946408 gene encoding uncharacterized protein LOC132946408, whose product MYEVVAECLFCSKLITSTSNDLIEYGTFIEHIRSQHRNIKIPNADRTMFKSIWNYIDSVEGTNFVCLNCGYKGRPKVKSSRNISADSLGELGTCFPLCFMVYMKHLKRHHFKVICTCCNNVIRKINEK is encoded by the exons ATGTATGAAGTTGTTGCCGAGTGTCTGTTTTGCTCCAAATTAATTACTAGTACTTCCAATGACTTGATTGAGTATGGTACATTTATTGAACACATTCGTTCTCAACACAGAAATATCaag ATACCCAACGCAGATCGAACAATGTTCAAATCGATTTGGAATTATATAGACTCGGTGGAAGGGACCAATTTCGTGTGCTTAAATTGTGGCTATAAAGGTAGACCAAAAGTAAAGTCGAGCAGAAATATTTCAGCTGACAGTTTGGGCGAGCTTGGCACATGTTTTCCACTATGTTTTATGGTATATATGAAGCATCTGAAACGTCACCATTTCAAGGTCATATGCACATGTTGTAACAATgtcattagaaaaattaatgaaaaataa